The nucleotide sequence GTAAAATGTAATAGCCTGGTCCTGAGAGAGATGGGCCAGAGCAAACCATGTTAACTCCAGACCTGGGGGGATGGCTTGtgtgaaaaaatggaaatgagaagTGGCATTTGAGTTTGGAGAGTAGGGAATAGTCCTAGGGAATCTGGAATATGCACTGAAGTAAGTAGGTCTAGGAATTGGAAACAGACTATGATGTGCTTTCAATATCAggctgaggagtttatattttatcctatattCAAAAGAAAAGTCAGCGTGCTCCAGGCTTTGGAGTAGAGTGGTGATATGAACAGACTTGTGCCTTAGTAATATTGTCTTGGCAACTGTGCAGAGGATGAGTTGAGAAGAGGACACCTGGAATAGTATGtagtacatagtaggagctcaatAGACACTTGTTGAGTAAATATGGTGACCTAATCTTGGTAAGGTTGGTGAAAATAAAAATCCCATGGAACACCACTGATTTACATgtgaaatacatatatgtatgtgtatatacacccaTACTCCTAGATACGTCCAGCACACAAATCCACAGCTCACATACGTGCCCAACATCTGTACACATGCATAGCCTGCATAAAAAGTGCACACCAAATCAAAGATGCACAGACTTCTGGACGCTACTAGGCGACCGTAGCAGTGAGAAGGAGACAGCACTGTCACGGCCTGGGTAGGAGACTGATGGTTCTCTTCCCACCTCTCAGAAAAAGGGCAACAGGCCAGGctgtctcccctttcttcccctttcctgtaCTCCCTGAAATACAGGATCCATTGCCTTTAAAAGAGGGCAACCCGGACAGGAGAATCAGGAGCATGGAGTAGGTGAGAATCCATCCAACTCTTTCTTGGTTCTTTGGGTAGGGACTGTGTTTTATCAGAACATTGGATCTTCCAGAGCTTAGCAGAGAGCTCAGACACAATAAGGAtctactaaatgtttattgaatgagtgaGTGACTCAGGATAGGTTGAGTACTCCCTGAGGGAAATAGGACTTGGGAGATCTCCCTCCTGATCTCCCTCCTCTGTGtttttccccttccattcttCAGTAGCCACTCATCCCCATCCCTTCTTTCCAAGGACAAGAAGGGAGCAAGATAAGACTGAGGAAAAGCCTAGGATCGGCTTTCAGAGGCTGGAAGACCACTcatcagggatgttgtagagggcATTTGTGCTCAGGTCAGGGCTAGAATAAATTACCTTTGAGATTCCCCGAGATATTGTGGTTCTAGCACTGTAAAATAAACCCTGCCCTGTCCCCAGCTGATCTAGCTCATTCCAGCAGGCCAGGGCAAATAGCTGACCCAAGCCCTAGGCTTTTCCCTCCTTACCACACCAGAAGCCTGCCCAGATTATACCTATGAATCAGGCCTTACGACCCTCAGGAAAccaatcatgggatcatagatttagaggtggaagagacttgGAGGGGAccgagtccaaccccttcattttatagatgaggaaaataagaatcTAAGAGGTAGTTTTGCCCAGTGTCTtatggctagtgagtgtctgaggcaaaagtcaagcccagatcttcttgactccaaatccagagctccatctactacaccatgctgtctgTAGGGTCAACAGCTCTAACCACCCATCAACACCCTGAAAGGAGGTAAACTGAGACCCATGTAGGtgatgtataatatatatttaaaaaagaaaagaatacaaaaCTAGCCCTCAGAGATGGTAGCCCAGACCCCTTTGGGCTTACCCAGCTGCCCCATCCTCCCCTTGTCCTTTGTCCAAGTTCTGCCCACCATTCTGTATCATGCGAACAATGTGGGTAAGGTCTAAGCTTCGGGTCAATGTCTCCAACAGCATCTCGTCCTTCTGGACACCCTCCATGAATTCCTCCAAAGACAACTCAcctagaggggaggaaaggagaggccATCAATCTCTGAGTGGGGCATATGGGTTTACAGTCCAGTGGGAGACAGGGGATAGGGGGTGTGGCTGCAGAGATAGTCTAGAACAGGGAGCAGAGGTAGAGCAAATGGACCAGTTGGAAGGAGGAAGTCCAGAGTACGGGGTGGGGCATGGGAATCAGTAGAGGAGGGGTCAAAGGACCAAGGATGGGGCAAAGGAAAAAGGACTGGAGACAAAGGACAGAAGCCAGGATTAAGGTTGTAGGGTCAGAAGAAGGGAGGCTAATTggggatgggaggtggggaagcAGCTAAAGTTTTAGGAGAGCATGTGGAGGCATAGGAGTCAGGATGCTAGAGTTGGGATGTGGGAGCTTAAAAGAGTCCAGGACCCGTGATCAAGGTTGGGGATAACCTTTAAAAGCCAATATGGAACCTGTGGATCAGGGCTTGAATGGGTGGGTATATGGATGGACACTGGGTAGGGAGAAGAGGgttagagaggaaggagaaaggtcCCAATTGTGTCATCGCCCTCCCTTTAAGGTTCCTCCTTACCATCCCCATTGATATCAATCTTGGCAAACACTGTGTCAGTGAACTCCTCTGCACTCATGGCTGAATCACTGCAAGGGTTGATGGCTCGTATGGCctacaggaaaacaaaagaagagtGGATGagatgaaggagagggagagctGGAATAATCAGAGACTCCAAGAGGACAAGGCTGGAGAAGATGCAATATCAGGATTTAGGCAGCAGGTGGCACAGCAGGACAAGCTCTCAGGGTGTCACGGCCTCTACAATTTAGGTCTGGAAGGAATAGTTTTCCATTAATTCTAGTAGCTTCTTAACTTGTCCTTCATAATCTGCCTTGACTATAGTCGCATCCACGCCAGATAAGTGTAAAATTGGAACAGCGTTTTTCAAAAAGATTTCTGGCTTTGCCTTTGCAAGCTGCAGGACTGAGAAAGACAGTTGCCTTCTTTGCTTGTGCATTGGAAGGAATGAGTTGATTTCCAAATATCTGGGTTTCTTGGCAGACTGCTCTCCCTAGTAGAGGGACTGTTATGGTGTTTCCCACATAGTCAACACCCTGCCCAGGAGGAAATTAGCTTCATTACTGGGGAGCAGTGCCTTGCTGCTCAAGTCACAATTTTTCTTGATGTTGATGGGGGACAGAACAGGAActttagtggtcatctagtccagcctgggagcagctaggtgtcatGGTGGATAGGttgctgggtctggagtcgggaagacttgagttcaaatccagcctcaaacacttactagctgtgtgactctgggcaagccacttaaccctgtttgcctcagtttcctcatctgtaaaatgagctggagaaggaaatggcaagaaaaaccccaaatggggtcactaagagtcagatatgactgaaaagactgaacaacagcagtcCACCCTGATGGCCTGTGGTCAGTGGggtctctgaacctcagcttctcTTCTTCATTCCCCCCAATCCTTAATCCTGAAGAAGAGGAACAGTGACTTCAAagtaggaaaaagagaagaagggagaaggttTGGTTTAGGGATAGGGAGAGGGTAAGGGTGAAACCCAAACTGGATAGAGACAAATAGGTTGTTTCCTCTGGtggagtgtgagctccttgagggaaacacggcatagaatcacagaatcttgggaGTTAGAAGAGCCTTTAGaagctttgtaaaatgaagtggatgcCCTTCATCTCCAAGTTCTCTTGCAGACTTCCTGACTACTCCAGTCCCATGCATCCATCACTCAGTACAGGATTCCCATGTTTCTCATGTTTTAGGCCTCTCGATATTCCCCACGGTGCCTCACTCAGAGCCAGACACACAAAATGTGCTCAGTTTATAACAATAAAGGAAGAACACTGGGctcagaatcagaagacttgagtttgaatcccacctctgctaTTTACTTTGTGACCTCACACAAGCtaatcctttctctgggccttagtttccccatctgtaaaataaaggggcttGGCTAAATGATATCCAAAGTACCTCCAATCTCTGATGGTCTGTTTTTTGTACTAACATTCTATGTGCTAAGTCCTCTTCCAACTCTGGAATTCTATGTCTCGTGTtccaacattctatgttttaaagtCTTCCTAGCCCAGATAGTCTGTGTCATgtattctaacattctgtgtttcaaggtcctttccagctctgacattctatgctctgtGATCTAACCTTTTAAgtcctaaggtccctcccagctcctgaTATTACATGCTGTGTTCTAATGCTGTGTTCTAAGTGCCTTCCAGCCTTGACAATCTATGCTCTGTGTCCTAacagtctatgttctaaaatcccttccagacaaaccccttcattttataggtaaggaaactgaggcccagagaagggattaGCTTGTGTGAGGTCACAAAgtaaatcccttccagctctgacattccatgctcTATATTCCAACACTCTTATGTTcgaagttccctcccagctctgacattctctgtcagtcaataaacatttattaagctcctactgtatgctCAGCAATAGAGATACACAGGAAGATTAAAGgcaatccttactctcaaggatctTGGTCCCTAGGACAGTGTGATCATGTGACTTCACATCTCTATAGTTCCTTCTTTCAGCTCtgttctcatttgaccctcacaacaaccccctgAGGCATTGATAATAACAGTAATTCACATGTATACAGAGCCCTAAGATTGCAAAACACTCCACACGATGACAGTGGGAGCTTGGTAGCAGGatcattatcccctttttataaatgaagaaactgaggttagaggccaagtgacttgtctaaagacACACAGCAAATCACCAGCAGGGAGAGGCAGATCTCCAATCCCTAAGTCACAGAAGGAGAGGTGCAGGGACCTCCACGGCCATCTAGTTCAGCCTGTACTAGAAAAGGAATTCACACTATAGATATCTTCCacaagtggtcatctggcctTTTCCTGAAGACTTTTAGGGCGGGGCAACTCCAGACAGAATTCAGCCCTCCCCACTTTGGACATTTGTCTCTGCtgaggaagtctttcctgacatcaagcctaaatgcTCCTCTTTATAACTTCAGAGAATCAGAGACCTACgggtgaaagggaccttaaaggccactGACACCaaacccctctttttacagatggggaaactgaggcactgagagctTAAATCTTAGAGGCCCCTGAATCCAACCAACTCTctctttttatggatgaggaaagtcAAGGCCCTCAGAAGTGATTTGTCCTGAAATtggaatccaggccttcctgattccgagtccagtgctctaaccattacACCATACTGTCTTACCTAAAAGTAGGATGTCGAGCTGGAAGATACCTCAGAGACCCTCGACTCTGATCCACTAATCGGatggatgaggacactgaggcctggagagggtaatcaaatttcccaaggtcatgtaggtagtaaacatcagagatgagatttgaactcaaatctgctatctgactccagagctagggTTGTTTGTGCCCACTGCTCCTGGAGCTGTCCTCTGAGGCTACATAGAAAAAGTTCCATCCCTCTGCCCTATGACAtctcttcaaatacctgaagacaactATCAAGTCCCTTGAGTCTTGTCTCCTCCAGTGTACATACCCTTAGGTCTTTCAATCCGTCCTCTAttacatggactcaaggcccttcaccacaCACAccatagtccctactctcaacaAGTTTACACTCTACCAGTCACCGTCCTCTGGACACCTTCCAGTTTAACAATGTCCTTGCCAAACTGGtgtggtggcaaagtggatagagcaccaggcctggagtcaggaagacctgatttcaaatgtggcctcagacattttttgtcttcatagagccagttgttaaatatttgctacTGACCAACGGTCAAATAGGATGTTAGAAAACAAGATTATTTtaatctcctcccttctccaaaaaCTTCAAAAGGAGTTCTCCTTAGTCTGAAATGTCAAGCAAGGACTAGAGAGAGTCTTTTCTTGGGCTCAATCTAGGAAAGGAGTCTGGAGCTATATAGTCAAATCTTAAGCATTATGAAGGGTTAGCTTAGATATGGCCATTCACAGAGTAAGTAAAAGGACTTCATAGTTGGTCTACAGATTTTTTTCCAGTGATATGGTCATTTTAGATATGATCATTCACAGAGTAAGGAAAAGGACTTCACAGCTGGTCTGCAGCTTTCCTGGTAGCTGGGGATCAAACAGGAATTTACCAGTATGCTTGCCCAGGTTATTGAATTAACTGGGCCAGTCTGGGCTGAACCAGACTACCTGGTCACCTTAAGTTACCCGGATGATATTGAGCAGCTCCCCTCGGTCAATGCAGCCGTTGCCATCCACGTCGTATAGCTTAAAGTACCAGCGAAGCTTCTGTTCCACCTTCCCTTTCAAGACGAGGCTCAGGGCAGCCACATACTCCATAAAGTCAATGTAACCATCCTAGGCAGGAACGGACAAAATTGTTAGGGGATTCCTAGCTTGAGCAcgctcttttcctttaaaaaaaaaaatcaccatctaTGGACCCCTACACTGCCATTACCTTCCTACCGTTAATAAAACCTGCTGTTATAACAAAGGGGCAGTTGGATGGCAcaacggatagagtgccaggcctgtagtcaggaagactcatcttcccggttcaaatccaacctcagacactttgtagctgtgcaactctgggcaagtcatttaatcctgtttgcctcagttcctcaatctgttgtgtttgtcctttgctttcaaagaggaccatgacatcagggagatgatgacatgacttgcatttgactttgatttgggtgatgggggtggggtggggggggacgcTTCAGACAGtcatctgcctcactttctcctccaaagacatctgggtccagtggccagatattcatcacaatgactggaggtggcccaggatgcaatgggattACTTGGATTATAAATCCAATAATGAGATTACAaataacttggggtttactggctagattcctttcctttcctctttcctttcctttcctttccctctttttcccttccttccctttctttcttccttccttccttcctttctttcttttttctttctttcctttctttctttctttcctttctttctttctttccttcttctttcttctttcttcttctttctttcttcttctttctttctcttccttctttctttctttcctcaaagaccaaaaccttaaacccatttcactccgGAGCTCAtcaattcactgaatgggcattacctcactcaaagtgagaacctgaaaagaccatAGCCTACAAGGGCCAgggtccttatctgtaaaaatgtgctagagaaggaaatgacaaaccactctagtatctttgccaagaaaaccccaaatgggatcacaaagagtcagacacaaccaaaatgactgaacaataacaaaactgTAACAAATAAATTCATTAAGCAAAAAAGGTCAACAGGTTAGCcctgtctgaaaatgtatgcctcattccatTCCTATAGCCCACCACCTCTCTGGCAAGAGGCAGGAGGAGCATTTCACTTTCAGTCCTCTGATGTCATAATCAGACAGAAGTGAGTTTCCCAGGCCCAGTTCATACTTCTGCCCACTAACCAGGTCTCAGATGTTTGTCCCAATGAGACTAGAGCTGATAGGGAGTACCCAGGCCTTGGAGGTGAAATGTATGAAGTTCATCCAACATTTAGTCAATAATcactttattaagttcctactatatacCCAACAATGTGCTAGGtatgaaggaagaaacaaaaataattaagccATGGTCCCTTCCCCCTTAAGGAACTGACAACCTAGGGGATTTAAAACAGATACACAAAGTTTAGTAGGGACGCacacccctctctccttccctccaccccccttACCACCTCTATACCACCTTTTCCTTGGGTGCTTCTTCCTCATCAGATCCCATGGGCCTTTGTAGCAGTTCCAAATCATACCatgccctgccctccccttctctctctcccccactcccactggGTAGGCAGTATGATGGAGTGGATGGGAttctggacttggactcaggagagACCCAGGTTTGAGCCCCTTCTCTGACACCAGCTGCATGAGGACACATAAATCTGTCATCTCTTCTGATCTTCCAGTCTTCACTTTTCTGAACCTTAGGTAAATTGGGAATGATAATGCTTTCCCAAGCTCCTCCATAGGACTGTTTGAGGAAATCTCTTTGAAAACCGTAAAGCTCTTcagaaatatgagctattatagAAAGGTGACTTAGCTAGTATAGCCTTTCCCCAGAGACCTCGTTTGGCCTCCTTCCCTAAAACACCAACACTTGTCTGTCCAGTGGCCTGTTCCATCAAGACTTGCTGTCTGCTAAGAGCATTGTTCTATGAGCCCCAAGTTGATCTGACCGCCATAGTGTCAATAACAACCTCCTCTCCCTCTTGGCCTCCACTGGCACGTTGATTGACAACTCTTTAACGTACTTACCTTGTACTATTTTGTGTCACACTCTTATCTAAGAGTATGGttatatttcagttgtgtccgactcttctgaccccatttggagtttccttggcaaaggtaccggagtggtttgccatttccttctccggctcatttttacagatgaggaaactgaggcaaacaaggtcaagtgacttgtacggggtcacacagttagtgagtatctgaggctatatttgaactctaTATTTGAACTATatatttgactccaggcccagcattctatccaccatgcctccAAGCTGCCCTAAGAGTGTGGGCttctattaataataacagctagcatttatgtagcaccttaaaGTCTgtgaagctctttacaaatattatctcgctCGATCCTCACAGCAAACCTACAGAATAAGGGCtcttatttccctcattttacaaatgagaaaaacaaagcaggcaaaggttaaatgacttgcccaaggtcacacagctagtaagtaactatctgaggctgaatttgaactcaggtcttcctgactccaggtccagtgctataTCCAATATACTCCCTGGCTGCCTGCTTCCTAGAAGTTCCGTGAAGATGCATTATTTAAACTTTCCATCACCCAGTCAGCCAACTTGCATTTGTTaaaaacacctacaaaaatgcatgcacacatacatacatacatacatagacatatgtggcacagtggatatagtactgggcctggagtcaagtccagcctcagatacttactagtggtgttactctgggcaagtcacctaaccctgtttacctgagctggagaaggaaatggcaaaccactctagtatctttgggaagaaaaccctaaaaggggccacaaagagtgagacatgaaggaaaactactaaacaaaacacacacacatgctatatAAAATATTAGTATATATTAATGCAGTATATACATgtcatattaatataatatataatattgctacagaaatatgaatatattttatggaaatatataatatataattaatataatataatgttatattatattacatcacattgtattatattatattatatacatatagactatatatattacagtgtgtatatatagtatgctATAGAATAGTATGTATGGTGTATATAGTACAGTATATTCCCCAGCAATATatctattatacacacacacacatatatatatatatccctgaTATGTATACAatgatatgtacatatgtataaattaATACAATACAGTGTATGCAAATCTATACCATAATATACATATTCCTGATAAATTGGAATTAatgaaggaggactgggaaaggagcAATAACTACCACCCACATAatactttaacatttacaaagcatcaTACATGCTATcccacttgattctcacaacaacgccgtgaggtaggggctgttattatccccatcttgagtaaactgaggccgagagaggtTGCGACTTGCCCTTGCCTAGTGTCAGAGAGCTAGCAAATGTTCGAGgggagatttgaactcgagtctttctGAGTCTAAGGACAAGTCTCTcacccacctagctgcttctagcaAGGAACATAAGGCTTTGTGCATTGTAGATGCTAAATAGGATTTTGGTGAATAAATGAAAACACCCACTAGGgatcaagagacctggattctaatccaggCTCTGCTTCTAAATCAATTTGTGATTTTAGACAAGTCACACACTCCTCTCAGGTCCCCACTTTTCTAACCTGTGTATAAAATGATGAGATTTGACTAGGTGGTCTCTCAGGCCCCTTCCATACTTGA is from Trichosurus vulpecula isolate mTriVul1 chromosome 7, mTriVul1.pri, whole genome shotgun sequence and encodes:
- the LOC118858614 gene encoding guanylyl cyclase-activating protein 1, which produces MGNVMEGKTVEELSSTECHQWYKKFMTECPSGQLTLYEFRQFFGLKNLSPAASQYVEQMFETFDFNKDGYIDFMEYVAALSLVLKGKVEQKLRWYFKLYDVDGNGCIDRGELLNIIRAIRAINPCSDSAMSAEEFTDTVFAKIDINGDGELSLEEFMEGVQKDEMLLETLTRSLDLTHIVRMIQNGGQNLDKGQGEDGAAG